In Cetobacterium sp. ZOR0034, the following are encoded in one genomic region:
- a CDS encoding CD3073 family putative ECF transporter S component — translation MNKKTLAITISALGIGLNIILATLAKTLHIPFLFLDTIGTILSAALLGPFFGAITGMITNIITSVVNNPIELPFAIVNMIIGIVVGYIVKKFGFDFKIAVFTGILLSIVAPLVGTPIAVSLFGGLAGGSMDILTGWLVKSGQKIFTAAFIPRIMSNLIDKVSSCIIVSILIAKLPKSILNKIRG, via the coding sequence ATGAATAAAAAAACATTGGCAATAACAATTTCAGCACTTGGAATAGGGTTAAATATAATACTGGCAACACTAGCTAAGACACTTCATATTCCTTTTTTATTCTTAGACACAATAGGAACAATATTATCTGCAGCGTTACTGGGACCATTTTTTGGAGCTATTACGGGAATGATAACTAATATTATTACATCAGTTGTAAATAATCCAATAGAATTACCATTTGCTATAGTTAATATGATAATAGGAATAGTTGTAGGATATATTGTTAAAAAATTTGGTTTTGACTTCAAAATAGCTGTATTTACAGGAATATTGCTTTCAATAGTAGCTCCATTGGTTGGAACACCTATAGCAGTTTCTTTATTTGGAGGTCTAGCAGGAGGATCAATGGATATTTTAACAGGATGGCTTGTTAAAAGTGGACAAAAAATCTTTACAGCAGCATTTATTCCAAGAATTATGTCTAATTTAATAGATAAAGTTTCATCATGTATTATTGTATCTATACTTATAGCAAAACTTCCAAAAAGTATATTAAATAAAATAAGAGGATAA
- a CDS encoding CD3072 family TudS-related putative desulfidase, whose product MNRSKKIIIISHCILNQNSVVKPYARKQDEFLKFLQNKILKNYGIIQLPCPEINILGLKRWGHVKDQFEYSGFVNESKKMLLPIVNQIKDYLKNGYEIEGIYGISGSPSCGVNKTCRADWEGETSCYESLEDIRGRVKLVSEKGVFMEVLESILKEKNISLNFYDVEEWSEKVD is encoded by the coding sequence ATGAATAGATCTAAAAAAATTATAATAATATCACATTGTATTTTAAATCAAAATAGTGTGGTTAAACCTTATGCTAGAAAGCAAGATGAATTTTTAAAGTTTTTACAAAATAAAATTTTAAAAAACTATGGAATTATACAATTACCTTGTCCAGAAATAAACATTTTAGGTTTAAAAAGATGGGGACATGTAAAAGATCAATTTGAATATAGTGGATTTGTAAATGAAAGTAAAAAAATGCTGCTTCCAATTGTAAATCAAATTAAAGATTATTTAAAAAATGGTTATGAAATAGAGGGCATTTATGGAATTTCGGGAAGTCCAAGTTGTGGTGTGAATAAAACTTGTAGAGCAGATTGGGAAGGAGAAACTAGTTGCTATGAAAGCTTAGAAGATATTAGAGGTAGGGTAAAATTAGTTTCTGAGAAAGGTGTCTTTATGGAAGTTTTAGAATCAATTTTAAAAGAAAAAAACATCTCTTTAAATTTTTATGATGTAGAAGAATGGAGTGAAAAAGTTGATTAG
- a CDS encoding ATP-binding cassette domain-containing protein, producing the protein MIRLECIDFSYDEKSIFEKLTVNFEKGKFYTLLGKNGSGKSTLLKLILGIEKPKNGEIYIDNVNLKTNLYHCRRQIGMVFQNPDEQIVTDIVEEEIAFSMENYGFDSEVMLRKIDELLLEIEFEGRNLEKISKLSGGEKQRLCIASALALNPKILILDEATSMLDPHNRKIILNLLKKLKEKGVTIILITHHLSEIEFCDEVLLLKGSEIDFKGSKEHFNELLVKGELGAGLDLPTMFKVAKNIYLRTGINLSQNVFDLDKMGESLWKSL; encoded by the coding sequence TTGATTAGATTAGAGTGTATAGATTTTTCTTATGACGAGAAATCTATATTTGAAAAATTAACTGTTAATTTTGAAAAAGGTAAGTTTTATACTTTATTAGGAAAAAATGGTTCTGGAAAAAGTACATTGCTAAAATTAATTTTAGGTATAGAAAAACCTAAAAACGGAGAGATTTATATAGACAATGTTAACTTAAAAACTAATTTATATCATTGTAGAAGACAAATTGGGATGGTTTTTCAAAATCCAGATGAGCAAATTGTTACGGATATTGTTGAAGAGGAGATAGCTTTTTCAATGGAAAACTATGGGTTTGATTCAGAGGTTATGCTAAGAAAAATAGATGAACTACTATTGGAGATTGAATTTGAAGGAAGAAATTTAGAAAAAATATCAAAACTCTCAGGAGGAGAGAAGCAAAGATTGTGTATAGCTTCTGCCTTAGCATTAAATCCTAAAATTTTAATACTTGATGAGGCTACTTCTATGTTAGATCCGCACAATAGAAAAATAATATTAAATCTTTTAAAAAAATTAAAAGAAAAAGGAGTAACAATTATTTTAATAACTCACCATTTATCAGAAATAGAGTTTTGTGATGAGGTTTTATTATTGAAAGGGAGTGAAATCGATTTTAAAGGCTCTAAAGAGCATTTTAACGAACTTTTAGTAAAAGGGGAACTTGGAGCAGGACTAGATCTTCCCACGATGTTTAAGGTAGCTAAAAACATTTATTTGCGTACAGGAATTAATTTATCACAAAATGTTTTTGATTTAGATAAAATGGGGGAAAGTTTATGGAAATCTCTTTAA
- a CDS encoding energy-coupling factor ABC transporter ATP-binding protein, translating into MEISLREINSGYEEIVLKNINLDIKSGSYNFIIGETGSGKSTLLQTIGFLLKNKTGDIFWKNKNLSLKEHLKEYRENYGYMFQYTEKQFFNSTIKEEIIYSLVKRKISPEEIEKKLDEILELLELSKDILTRSPYEVSGGQKRFIALASILITSPKILLLDEPTAGLDIENKKLFFTILDKLKKSGITIIQISHLLEDVLEYGDNVVALEKGKIIAQGKPFEVLKNSDLDFIKFCEIMNNFGVSTENIRNIDELLERIR; encoded by the coding sequence ATGGAAATCTCTTTAAGAGAAATAAATTCAGGATACGAAGAAATAGTATTAAAAAATATAAATTTAGATATTAAAAGTGGAAGTTATAATTTTATCATAGGAGAAACAGGAAGTGGAAAATCAACTTTACTTCAAACTATAGGATTTTTATTAAAAAACAAAACAGGAGATATTTTTTGGAAAAATAAAAACCTTTCTTTAAAAGAACACTTGAAAGAGTATAGAGAAAATTATGGTTATATGTTTCAATATACAGAAAAACAATTTTTTAATAGCACAATTAAAGAGGAAATAATTTATTCTCTAGTGAAAAGAAAAATATCACCTGAAGAGATTGAAAAAAAGCTAGATGAAATTTTAGAGTTGTTGGAGTTGTCAAAAGATATACTAACTAGATCTCCGTATGAAGTTAGTGGAGGACAGAAAAGATTTATAGCACTAGCTTCAATACTAATAACATCTCCTAAAATTTTGTTATTAGATGAACCTACTGCAGGTCTTGATATAGAAAATAAAAAGTTATTTTTTACAATTTTAGATAAATTGAAAAAAAGTGGAATAACAATAATTCAAATATCTCATCTTTTAGAAGATGTATTAGAGTATGGTGATAATGTTGTTGCTTTGGAAAAAGGTAAAATTATAGCACAAGGAAAACCTTTTGAAGTTTTAAAAAATTCAGATTTGGATTTTATAAAATTTTGTGAAATTATGAATAATTTTGGTGTTTCTACAGAAAATATAAGAAATATTGATGAACTTCTAGAAAGGATTAGATAG
- a CDS encoding energy-coupling factor transporter transmembrane protein EcfT, with protein sequence MKLQKFDPRTVFYTTLICIIALGFIKKPYQILILLPVIFYQIRLFSINVEKLKKILKYSSGLMISIVVINFFLIGRPIDYVVISFSRLIIIIFLATSMVSSLEIREIGFVIEKTLSPLKIFKIPVESIGIITALSFKFVPMLQKEAERVVLAQKARGIDYELMTLKEKVENITTLFFPIVISGIQNAINLAVSMEVRGYGNGVVRSRLRSYRFLKKDYQHLIFVTIFCIIFSFLCIIF encoded by the coding sequence ATGAAATTACAAAAGTTTGACCCAAGAACTGTATTTTATACAACTCTAATCTGTATAATTGCATTGGGATTTATAAAAAAACCTTATCAAATTTTAATTTTGTTACCCGTAATATTTTATCAAATAAGACTTTTTTCTATAAATGTAGAGAAGTTAAAAAAGATTTTAAAATACTCTTCGGGATTAATGATTTCAATAGTAGTTATAAACTTTTTTTTAATAGGAAGACCAATTGATTATGTAGTTATATCTTTTTCTAGATTGATTATAATTATATTTTTAGCTACTTCGATGGTTTCATCACTAGAGATAAGAGAAATTGGTTTTGTAATAGAAAAAACACTATCCCCCTTAAAAATTTTTAAGATTCCTGTAGAATCGATAGGAATTATTACAGCACTTTCATTTAAGTTTGTTCCAATGTTACAAAAGGAAGCTGAAAGAGTGGTGTTAGCCCAAAAGGCTCGAGGAATAGATTATGAATTGATGACTTTAAAAGAAAAAGTAGAAAATATAACAACACTTTTTTTTCCAATTGTTATTTCAGGAATTCAAAATGCAATAAATTTAGCGGTATCGATGGAAGTTAGAGGATATGGAAATGGAGTTGTAAGAAGTAGATTGAGAAGTTATAGGTTTCTTAAAAAAGATTATCAACACTTAATTTTTGTAACTATATTTTGTATAATATTTTCATTTTTATGTATAATATTTTAA